In Cheilinus undulatus linkage group 3, ASM1832078v1, whole genome shotgun sequence, the genomic window aagagtaGACCTTTAAGAGTACatgtaccaaatttcatgcttgtatcaTTATTTGAACGCTTCTTGTGGCCTTGGTCATGACCGACACTCCTTGTCATGCCTCCAAAGCGACCCTCTATAAACTCGCTCACAGCcacaaagacagacacacagTAAGATGATTGGTCGGATCACACTTGCAGTGTTGCCAGACTGTCTGCCAAGACGGGACGAGGAGTCTGATGGCGCAACTATAAAAGACCAAAAACATTACGAACTGgactttagtcatttttatgatttttttttttatattagcCATAAAAGTCTTGGACTTCCAGTAAGAGACACTTGCTCATCTCTGCTGCTCAGTCATCATCTATTTATCTTTGTGATCAAAGTTCAACCAAATCCAGCCTTGTGTTtgaatttttacaaaaatagtCCCACACTTACCCGTCCTGGAAGCTGTCCCAGACCACGTTGATCAGCAGGCTCCCCAAAAACAGTGAAGTCAACAGCAGAGAGAAGAGCTGTCTCCTCATACCTCCTGATGTCCAAGTCATGCCACTGAACAGCTAAGaacatgtcaaagtgaaagatTTCTGAGATCATATCACAGAAATAAACCCCACAATCAATCACCTTTCATCTGATCTTCATAAATGCTTTTAACCCCTTAGTGAAGCCTCTGAGATTtatctaaagcaggggtgtcagactcagtcacagcaggggccagattctggattcaggactaacccgagggcctaacagggtcacctttttaaccacagactgacaaccttgtttcaccaataataaaatatgaaagaggaaattaacactgatgataaatgattttggcatttaaaaagttaaaataataataataataataactttatttgtatagcacttttaaaaacatgggtttacaaagtgctttgacaagtgcaaaagcaaacagaaaacaaagcaacaaacccaaGACACGAAGACATAATGTGACAGgcagacaacatcagcagaatccaacACTTAAAAAGAACTAACCAAAAATAAGGATGAGATAGTAATTTATCAACATCAATATACACAAAGCCTAAACGTCATGagatgccatgcaaactaagacatcacagacgtcagtcagagtgcagacatgagCCATACTGcacaactaagacatcatgaacatcatcaggatgcaggcaagacagACATCAGTACCATAGAGCGATAggataggaacccaggcaatgcaggaaccctgctacacaggctgagactGAGGACCAAAATTAAAGACGTGGgacattaaaagacaaacagaaaggagtaaaaacaaaacaggggATGAACAagaaaaggcagtaaaatgtaattaagagggcaaaaaaaagataagtttaaaaaaaaaaagataagtttaaaaaaaaagataagtttaaagactcataatctgagaaaagtaaatttatgagttcaaaaagctcaaaacacGAAAtcgaaatagaaaaataatgttttttaatggcaaatatattagaaagaaaattaaagtcataagtttaaaaagtcaaatatgaagCAAAATCTGTAAtcaagtcaaaatatgattcaaaattttaaattgagtctaaaaggtcaaactgggattatgaagtcaaagtttggagttgaaaatatgaggtaaaatacaaaataattggttcaaaaggtcaaaatattatatgagaagtcaaaattatgagttgaaatgctcaaagtatgaaattaaaagtcaaaatcctaagtttgagtcctaattgtgagatgcttaattgaaaatgtgaaattaaaacacaaattaatttcttttcccacattcctgagttcttatctaaatatttttattcctcacttttttagattttgtgacttaacaaggaaatcttaaatcatcaggataagttcacatttttatacttgaggaaatctgcagacctcagactgatgggccagttagaacagaaatatgaatcGTCttgccggatttggcccccaggccttgagttttacatttctttgatttggtaaaaaatggttttaCCTTAGCTCAAATACTGAGGCTTCACCTCCGGGACAATCCTCTAGAGTTCCTCTGAGGCGGTGGTTTCAGTAAACAATCTTTCATTCAAATGGAGAATCAGCAGACTGCAGAGATCGTGGTCACTGCTGCAGACACAACATCAGTTTATCGTGGGTTGTATTTTGGGAAAAACCATTCCCTAGAATAGACAGTAGAAGaactgatgttggaattataaAGCCATAAAACTTAGTAAATAATTACGTTCAAGGTGGATCTCAGATCCAAAAACGTAACAGGTGGAAACACAAGAAAGTAAAGGTCTTTACACATTCAGTCTGTtattttctgattcttttttttttccagatacTTAatcaaaaaaaatgtcacacactCCAACCTTACACACTGAGCCTGATTGGTTTTATTTGggaaaatttgtagaatgtggcatATTGTTTCGTACTGCCACAAACATAATCAGTGAGGATGGGCCTCTTTAAAAATCcctctggatccatccatcctgacagagcgtCATACGGCACCAGCTCATACGCCACAGCTGTGCGGAGTTGGAGAGAAACGTTCTATTTCAGTCTCTTTTAGGTGGCTGTGAGAACAAACGTCTGCCTTTacctgttttctttcctttgctgacatccacataatacacggacaaatcacagtgtttaaagaGAGGTTTAAGCTGAGTTTCCATGACCCGTGGAAATGCGCGATAAataactggtaatggaaacacctgaatttcgaaaagcCTCTCAAATATCACTGAAAAGTTTTTgcgctctcatgaggaggttttttaGACATTTCGATATAGAAATCAATCGCAAAAGTGCAGtggaaacatttctttttttttgcatttacagGTCACAGGACGTAACAAACGGTGTCACATGAGCAGTTCACTCCAggacaacatggcgcggtacatgtggacagaagaggagaccgAGACTTTTCTGAGCATCATACTGACACCCTTAAACGGGGTTTTTGCCTTACATATGGACATTAGGTCTGAACTATCCTCTGTTGCCAACACACAACAGTTTTTGAGCGTCTATCTTCCTTCCATCTTCCTTCCTTGAGTCTCGTGAGATCAGATTTTGTGAGAATTatgaggctcatgcccaaactgtggaaacacattcaaagctcAATTGTACTTGGTCTAACCtttagaaatattgcttttattttgtgaaaaactgtaatggaaacacagctagaGAGCGAAAGGGTGAGCAAGTGAGAGAGAATAGGGGCCGAACAGGAGGCATAGCTACGTACGCACATTTTCAGGTGGATTGGGATTCATAAAGAGATCATTGTTTGGAGCACAGTTTTATAAATCTTAATTATTTGGGGTTTTTGGCACGTGTAATTTTAGTATGCATTCCATGCACTGTTTTATACATGAGACTCCTGGTATGGACGTCTACTCACTCAAAATCTGAGCCAATCCCTTTCCGCCATGATGTCTTGATCCAATCATCTGCTGCTGTCgtattttgaaaactgttctctcctcagtgcaaccattgcaaccttcctccatcccagctacctccattaccTCTCATTGGTGGAAATGGTAAAGGGagggatctctggagctcagtcagaatgaccatcaggttcttggtctcctctcagACCTTCTTCCCCAGTTACTCAGcttggctgggtgaccagctcttaaAAGAGCCCTGGTTGGTCCGGACTTCTTCatgaattctggaggccactgttgTCTTGGGAatcttcagagcagcagaaatgtttctgtagtcttccccagatctgtgcctgtccacaattctgtctctgagctctgcagctcctctgacctttgacccttggtttccgctctgatatcattgtcagctgtgaggccttctatagagaggtgtgtgcctttagaacaggggtcatcaagtacatttgcacaagggccagatttagtctcgacagaaactctggggacCGGACTTTCACctaaacaaaattaaatcaatattttggtctggttaTTGTAGTAGTAAttctattttctttcaaaatgcaggacattttgagtcattAACAGTGAGATCTGTCCCTGTTATCTGTAATGCAGAAGGCCACAAAGAGACAGtcctgacaacagaacagctgggctgctgaaaatcccagagaatgggtctaTAGTActaatattaactcatttttgacacttttaacccctttttgatactttttgcatCTTGTTGTTTTCCTGAATGTTTTATCTTCTTTGTGCcactcatccatttttgccactttttaaccccttttcattcaatttttaatacaatttttgcaactttaaaacacatttatgctactttttatcctatttttgacacttttttccattctttaacccatttaaaccacttttcctgcatgtttcattCCCTTTGTGCTattcttttatccatttttgccatttttattctatttttgtcactttttaaccccttttcatgactttttttgcattttattttgtcatttgtaaccaattttcaatactttttgccccttctttcctattttaccattttttgccacatttcaacctcttttcacaactttttcttccactttttgtcccttgtgccactccacaacccattttgcaaGATTTGAACccctttgaaccacttttcgtgcatgttttatctcctttgtgccactcttatccatttttgccacttttattctatttttgccactttctaaccccctttaattacattttttgaacaatttttgcaactttaaaaccaatttttttccacttttaacctatttttgacactttttgccattctttaacccattcaaaccacttttcctgcatgtgttatcacctttgtgccactcttacctatttttgccactttttaaccccttttcatgacttttttgcactatttctTGTCATTTGTAactaatttttgatacttttttcctattttagcatttttttttgtcacatttcatcctctttccacaactttttctaccatttttttgtccctttgtgccactccacaacccattttgccatttaccacccattttgctactctctaaccctttttcaccactttatctgctCATTTTAtcaacacttctgccaaccttaaccctttttaaatatctaattaTGAGAGTAAGTTttagtaaaaacagatcaaatgttaagtcattctaaaactatttcattaTCAATTGTTTGTGGTATCTACTATTtatcagctgcagacatttaaagccaaaggatactcttaaaaccacaacatctactttttatccttttctgaatttaaagatctttgggggccggacaggaaactttggggggcctgatatggcccccaaGCCGCCAGTtgatcatgtccaatcaggttaatttagcacaggtggactccaatcaagtcATAGAAACAGATTCCCAGTAAATACAATAGTGGACACAGGATATAATTCAGCAGAGATCAGAGTTTAACAGCATTTAAAACGGCAccacacaaacatgaacacCTCTGTGACTAGGAAAAAACATTCCCCTTTTCTTAACAAGCTTGGCACTTACATTTTCATAGCAGTGACTGAATGTCTCTCCATCACATATTCTGTGCTCAAACACTGGCTCTCATTACCTCTCGCTAAAGGGGAACATTAACTCCCACATTATTGACcatttgaataaaattaaaccaaaatgcagTACCTTCATCTGTCAGCTTCAGAGAAAAATCTCTGTCATGTCCACAGCTGTCTTAGCGTTGGCTTTAGTTCTGAGACAGTCGTCTTCCTCGTCTGCTCAGACTGCTGTGAAAGGTGCTCTCAAACTTTCTAGAAAGTCCCAACAGTTAAAGTAACCAAATAAAACAATCCTTGTTGACACTGGCAGGAAGAAAGTTTATTAGCTGACTAAATGAGCATATTATGATATGTTCAAGGTCAGCTCAGTTACATAATTTCTCACATAACCAGCTCACCTGTAATAatattatgatgtgttcagggtCAGCTCAGTAAATTGACAGATTAATTACCAAGCTTACTAACAGCTGTAGTGTGGTGTGTTTATGGTCAACATGTTTGGTGTTTATGGTAAATAATAAGGGAGAACATGGTCGGTTGTCACACCCATTTTATCTAGCCACTAGCGGGCGCCGTCTTCCAAAATTAAGTAGGCGTATGCAAATTTCCAGAAGTGTGATCATAGCTCACCAACAAACAGTAGTCTTCTCTAGAGTAGGCCAGctgatgttttttgtgtttaaattagTGGTGGGACcccatttaaaaaattaatctaattaattagaggctttgtaattaattaatctcaattaatcgcatatcaatatttgacacaagaagcaacatttttcaatttaaatggATTTTGGTATATGACCGAATCAATGAATAGACACATAAATGAgcttaaacaacaaaatcatgTTGATTTTCATCCAAGAGTGGTCGACAGTCCACTTCAATCCATTTGCCAGtgagtttgttaatttgtcagTTGTGGACTTATTCATTTTGGCTCTGAACCCCGTTACCTTGCCGAGTGTGGATTGGCGACACTGCCTGCTCGAACTAGGAGCGTTGTCTGTGCTAGCTGCAGCATGTTTGGCATTGAGGTGGCAGCAGAGGCTAGAAGAGCTCCGCTGATAGGCAAATTCTTTCTTGCACAATGTGCACACACCTGTGCTTTTATCCAGGTGTCTACCCAgtagttttttaaaacaaaattttcaGCCCACCAAACCCAGCAATGACTTCTCATCAGTTTCCATGGTGTTTGTCGTGTTGTGTCCTGTGCATCAGTATTACCGGTTTggagtgcaaaaataaattgcgattaaatgcattatttttttaatcatgttattttttctgtaatttattAATCTTAATTAACGCGATAAAGTCCCAAGCCTAGTTTAAATTCTTTAGTATTTCTCTTCCAGTCTTGTAGTGAAGTGTTCAAAAATATCaggacacagaaacagcctgACTGCTTATTTTACAGCTTCAATGTGTGAAAGTCACAGCAGCTCCACCCTGTAAACATTAATTTAACTACACTTtacagacaaaagtatttatccACACTAGTTTATTatttaattcaggtgtttcaatcagacccgttcccacaggtgtgtaaaatcatcacctagccatgcagtctgcTTTTACAAACATTAGTGTTCCTAAATGGCGCTGTGATGATGCCACTTTTACGATAAGACGgctggtgaaatttcatccctgcaggatattccacagtcagctgtttaggaagtggaagagtttaggaacagcagcacaGTCATGAAGCAGAAGACTGGATGCTGACACACACGATACATAAAAGTCTCCAACTCTGCTGATcccacagctgaagagttctgaacttccactggcattaatgtaaacactaaaactgcagcaggagcttcatgaatgggtttccatggtaacagctgcatgcaagtctcacatcaccaaatccaaTGCCAAGAGTCAGATAGagcaaagtaaagtaaagtaaaacactccaacactggactgtggagcagtggaaatgtgatCAATCACACTTCTCTCTTTGGTAGTCAGATGGGTAAGTCTGGgtctggaggatgctgggagaacgctACCTGactgtgaagtctggtggaggagggataatgatatggggctgttttcaggggttgggctagaccccttatctccagtgaaggccaattttaatgcttcagcagaccaagacaatctggacaatgctatgctgtcaacagtttggggaaggcccttttctattccagcatgactgtggccaagagcacaaagaaggactagaaagacctGGTTTGATGAAGAACTGGACTGGCCTgtacctcaaccccatccagcacctttggggtaaactggaacagagatcatgagccaggccttctggtccaacatcagagcctgacttcataaacagaatgaatggacacaaatatCCACAGAAACATTCCTAGATCTTGTGCAAAGCCTCCCAGTAAGGGTGGGGGCTGTCAgtgctgcaaaaggggggcaaaCTCCACATTTAAGGACATGGATCTGAATACAAAGtcttacagtccctgttggttgAATGGGCCggtgtctgaatacttctgtccatTTGGTGCATCAGGTCTGGTCATGTCTGCTAAACTTAACTTTGAATGTTGTCAGAAATGTGTTCAGACATTTAAGGAACACAGTGGTGAGTTTAGCCGTAAAGATCATGAAGAAACGAGTCGCTCCATCCACCTTCTCCATCTCTTTATCATCCTCTGTGCGTGTCGGAGGCTGAACAATGTGATACTGGAAATCAGAAAATAACCTGAAGAGCCAGTAAGAAAACTGTAGTGAATGTACATTAGAAGGCACTTCTATTATCtggtttaatttcattttttatttaaaaaaaaaaaagcaatatatATCTCATACAGGACAGTAtcataatgtctgttttttgcaATATCATGCAGCCTTTCTTCAGACATTTATCATACATGGTTATTATTTCTAATTCTTCACATACTGTAACACCTTACTGACAATACCAAAAAAGTAAGTTTAACATAGTTTACGGCTAAGAGAGACATTAATCCATCTTAATCATTagtttttttgcttgttttctccCTTTCTGCCTCTTCTCTTCCCCACCTCgcccttctctttttttctgcatcacccttttctcctcttctccttgTTCCTCTCTCCCTATCTTCCtttccctcttctcttctccCCCATCTTCCTTTCTTCCTGTCTGTTTCCCAGCTCGACAGTCACCTAGATGAAGCTTAAGCACTCCCCGActgtgcagctgcagcaggagctCAAACTCGTCAGGCATGGCATGGTATCTTGTTTTCGGCGGCCTGTTGTCGTAGTAGTGGTGCTTCAGATTATGGAGTCCATGGGGGTGATTATTGAAGGGCCAGAATCCGTACAGGTGCACGTTGTCACAGAGTTCAAGGGCCAAACTCACCATCAGTAACCCTGTGCTCAGCCGAGCTTCTTTCAGGGATTGCTTATGCCAGAAGTTGGTGACATTGTGGTGGTAGTCGGGGTTTAATAAGGCAGGCCGGGTGGGACCGCCAAAGTCATTGATGGTGTAAGCTGCTCTCAGCGTTATGGCTGTGTAGCGGGATGCATGGAACGGGGAAAGAAGAAGCAAAGCGTTACCATAAGTACGCTGTTTCTCCATAAACGGACGGCGAAGCCTCATCAGAGAGCCATATCTGAAAATAAAGATGCAGAGAAAGACTGAATggacattttctttctttcaggtTTAACTTTTTATGCCTACAGtcagagataggacagtgggtGGGCTCAGAATCCAGGGAGGGATAGCCTAGAACAACATACAGGAAAGGAGACACAGGCGTGGCCTGAACCTGGGCCACTTGAGGAAGATTTGAACACAGTGCAGTAAATTTCATCCTCTGTCTCACCTCTCTTCAAAGATGGATGGGTTTGCCGTCACCAGACTCGTCTTGGTACCAACATCCTTCTCATAACCATCTTCTAAAGGAGGTAGGTTACACCTGAAGTGACAACAACAAAGAATTAAGCATACCTCTATATAAAACATTACTGCGCTGATTTCTGTTGGTGCTTTGTTTACATGAGAAACCAGTCCCATGAAAATCATTCTGGTTGAAGGATGTAACTTCAGTGTTTAAATTTCTGGTAAATAATGTGATCTGGTTAAGATGTGCAAAAACGTGCATCAAATATTTGAACAGATTGAACTCATTTAGACATGCTCAGAGCTGTCCCACTGATCTTATCTGTGAGCAGCGGCAGAAGAAGAAGCTGTTCCTTCCTGtctgaatgaataaaaatgctctctAATGTGTGATGAATTGATTTCTGTTCAGTATTAACTCATAAGAAATTAGTGGCAGGGtcagtgttgtgtgtttttgttaacGGGTGTGTGTCAATAAGGGTTCTCTCCACAGTGAGATCAGGATTGATCAGCTCTTAAATCCTGCTGTGTGTTGTTTCCTTTATTATTTTCAGCTCAGTTTGGGATATACTTGTTCAGGCTGAATTCTGCCTCTCTTTAAgtgagaaaataaatctgtgtgtTTGAAATGATAAACTGTCACTGCCAACCAGCCCACATGCGCATGTTACTCTGGGGTGtgccgatttcaacacagacataagcactggattacttttttaagtGATGGGGCCTTCTACAAAGTTTCGGAGCACTTTTCACAGTCCATCTGAGCAGACAAAGAGGATGGAGTCTGTCTGGGGTCCCCAGGATAACCGTTACCAAGCCTTTGACCTAGCTGCAGACATGACAGAATCAGTACGGTATGGCTTTACCCCCCTACTCATGGAGCATGAAAAACTCCAACTCTCTGCTGATCCCatcgctgaagagttctgaacttccactggcattaatgtaaacactattactgtgcagcaggagcttcatgaatccTCAGTCTTTGTTACATACTGCTGATGACTTTGTCCTCTACTGCTGAGCTGTTGCCATAACCAAATTTCCTCCAAAGTGGGATCAattataacctgacacgccagatggatttgtttacaTCCAtgtggtaaacctcccatagatggcatttgggaaagggcagagcttttaaaaaataactcggaggctgattggatgaacgttctgtcccaTCTTTTCTGGCCAAtatgagcaacaaaacacatgacatggCTGCCACTgaagagtaaactccatagagcgctgcataacgcgaaccatggcgactgtagacatgtcagtacacaacttctgtggtttttgaaaaaaaaaagaaaacaactcactgctgttctttgttcttcatttaacgga contains:
- the LOC121507054 gene encoding alpha-2,8-sialyltransferase 8E-like translates to MRRTSGRMKGQIFSLLVTSLFLGSLLTNVIWYSFQDGNVIRRSPTPQRRRAPRTYEICKGCKELIEKIMQRYNETWQKQENNYKKFRLKLKSRCNGFDNAILTQANAPVGFNIVTDRKKKKTVQVTRELFSLLAKEHPFLNKTWDTCAIVGNGGILEDSRCGKKIDSAQFVIRCNLPPLEDGYEKDVGTKTSLVTANPSIFEERYGSLMRLRRPFMEKQRTYGNALLLLSPFHASRYTAITLRAAYTINDFGGPTRPALLNPDYHHNVTNFWHKQSLKEARLSTGLLMVSLALELCDNVHLYGFWPFNNHPHGLHNLKHHYYDNRPPKTRYHAMPDEFELLLQLHSRGVLKLHLGDCRAGKQTGRKEDGGEEKRERKIGREEQGEEEKRVMQKKREGRGGEEKRQKGRKQAKKLMIKMD